A window from Deinococcus sp. Leaf326 encodes these proteins:
- a CDS encoding AAA family ATPase — MTPTQNTTAPEVLRQHAEVAYAHELAALAQHDRHPRPPKWNLSPRAVLTYLMGGRAGDTEITPKYVGEPRLMEIAVATLATDRALLLIGVPGTAKSWVSEHLAAAVSGDSTLLVQGTAGTDENAIRYGWNYARLLAEGPSEAALVESPVMHAMREGKIARLEELTRVQSDVQDTLITILSEKTLPVPELNTEVQAVRGFNMIATANNRDKGVNDLSSALKRRFNTVILPVPDSLEDELSIVTRRVESLGRSLGLPEVPPALDEIRRVVTVFRELRAGVTEDGKTKLKSPSGSLSVAEAISVVTNGLTLAAHFGDGELSSRDVASSVIGAVVKDPVQDQAVWNEYLETAIKKRAGWKDFYAACREVS, encoded by the coding sequence ATGACCCCCACCCAGAACACCACGGCCCCCGAAGTCCTGCGCCAGCACGCCGAAGTCGCCTACGCGCACGAACTCGCCGCCCTCGCGCAGCACGACCGCCACCCGCGCCCGCCGAAATGGAATCTCAGCCCCCGCGCCGTCCTGACCTACCTGATGGGGGGCCGTGCCGGCGACACCGAGATCACCCCGAAGTATGTGGGCGAGCCGCGCCTCATGGAGATCGCCGTGGCGACTCTGGCGACCGACCGGGCCCTGCTGCTCATCGGCGTGCCAGGAACGGCCAAGAGCTGGGTGAGCGAGCACCTCGCGGCGGCCGTCTCGGGCGACAGCACCCTGCTCGTGCAGGGGACGGCGGGCACCGACGAAAACGCCATCCGCTACGGCTGGAACTACGCCCGCCTGCTGGCCGAGGGGCCGAGTGAGGCCGCCCTGGTCGAGAGTCCGGTGATGCACGCCATGCGTGAGGGCAAGATCGCCCGCCTGGAAGAGCTGACGCGCGTGCAGAGCGACGTGCAGGACACCCTCATCACCATCCTGTCGGAAAAGACGTTGCCGGTGCCCGAGCTGAACACCGAGGTGCAGGCGGTGCGCGGCTTCAACATGATCGCCACCGCGAACAACCGCGACAAGGGCGTGAACGACCTGTCGAGCGCCCTCAAGCGCCGCTTCAATACTGTGATTCTGCCCGTGCCCGACAGCCTGGAAGACGAACTGAGCATCGTGACCCGGCGCGTGGAATCGCTCGGCCGCAGCCTGGGCCTCCCCGAAGTGCCCCCGGCGCTGGACGAGATCCGGCGCGTGGTGACCGTGTTCCGCGAGCTGCGTGCGGGCGTCACCGAGGACGGCAAGACCAAGCTCAAGTCGCCCAGCGGCAGCCTCAGCGTGGCCGAGGCCATCAGCGTGGTGACCAACGGCCTGACGCTGGCTGCCCACTTCGGCGATGGCGAACTGAGCAGCCGCGACGTGGCCTCCAGCGTCATTGGGGCCGTTGTGAAGGACCCCGTCCAGGACCAGGCTGTCTGGAACGAGTACCTGGAAACCGCGATCAAGAAACGGGCGGGGTGGAAGGACTTCTACGCGGCGTGCCGGGAAGTGAGCTGA
- a CDS encoding DUF5682 family protein translates to MPDLTILPIRHHGPGSARSVARALDAHPPATLLIEGPVDADGLLPFLNDPALVPPVAVMAHVQGQPERSVFYPLAEFSPEFVAIRWALSRGVPVAFMDLPASVTLAPKADEVPAEADPDAEAAPTSPADAVRADPLALLAQAAGYSDFERWWDALVESRGEGEAVFAAIAEVMAAVRDEEDGHTSERDLIREAQMRQTIRAALKGGSVAVVCGAWHAPALTEEVLAREAKADPARVKGLPKEKVALTITPWTHGRLTQASGYGAGVTSPGWYAHLYGTATQVSERWLTRSARLLRARGLDASSAQVIDAVRLAEALAALRGRHLAGLDELTDATQAVFAWDSDTPLRLLSEELFVGEALGSVPGGVPAVPLEQDLAATLTRLRLKREAATREQVLDLREDAGLARSQLFHRLNLLGVPWAKEAASRGSGTFKETWTLRWEPEFSVRLVEASRYGNTLVRAAHTAATSQARRAPDLGTLSALLEVTRLCGLPGAADFTLARLSERAADADTAALLLALPPLARLARYGDVRAREGDDLRPVFRTLVARAAAGLPNAAHALSEEAAHTLYGQIAGADAAARLLDDPEASGEWVAALHALDAPGTAPLLRGDAVNRLRDRGILDAGGVHARLVEALAPGTPPLDVAAWLGGFIGEDGETLRHDPAALALLDTWVVGLDPDAFGDVLPPLRRALSRLEPQARRILGEDLRGLERQTQTAQVNHDLGAGVIPVVLRLLGVATPAENPSTGEA, encoded by the coding sequence ATGCCTGACCTCACTATCCTTCCCATCCGGCACCACGGCCCGGGCTCGGCGCGCAGCGTGGCGCGGGCGCTCGATGCCCACCCACCCGCCACGCTGCTCATCGAGGGGCCTGTCGACGCCGACGGCCTGCTGCCCTTCCTGAACGACCCCGCGCTTGTGCCGCCCGTCGCGGTCATGGCCCACGTACAGGGCCAGCCCGAGCGGTCGGTGTTCTACCCGCTGGCCGAATTTTCTCCCGAGTTCGTGGCGATCCGCTGGGCGCTGTCGCGCGGCGTGCCGGTGGCCTTCATGGACCTGCCGGCCAGCGTGACCCTGGCCCCGAAGGCAGACGAGGTTCCGGCCGAGGCCGATCCCGACGCCGAAGCTGCCCCCACCTCGCCTGCCGACGCAGTGCGTGCCGATCCCCTCGCGCTGCTGGCCCAGGCGGCCGGCTACAGCGACTTCGAGCGCTGGTGGGACGCCCTGGTCGAGTCGCGCGGTGAAGGCGAGGCGGTCTTTGCGGCCATCGCCGAGGTCATGGCCGCGGTGAGAGATGAGGAAGACGGCCACACCTCCGAACGTGACCTGATCCGCGAGGCCCAGATGCGCCAGACCATCCGCGCGGCGTTGAAGGGAGGCAGCGTGGCGGTCGTGTGCGGCGCGTGGCACGCCCCGGCGCTCACTGAGGAGGTGCTGGCCCGCGAGGCGAAGGCCGACCCGGCGCGGGTCAAGGGCCTCCCGAAGGAGAAGGTGGCCCTCACTATCACGCCCTGGACGCACGGGCGGCTCACGCAGGCGAGCGGCTACGGCGCGGGAGTCACCTCGCCCGGCTGGTACGCGCACCTGTACGGCACGGCGACGCAGGTTTCCGAGCGCTGGCTGACCCGCTCGGCGCGGTTGCTGCGGGCGCGCGGGCTCGACGCGTCGAGCGCCCAGGTCATCGACGCGGTGCGGCTGGCCGAAGCCCTGGCGGCCCTGCGCGGCCGGCATCTGGCGGGGCTGGACGAGCTGACCGACGCCACGCAGGCGGTCTTCGCCTGGGATTCCGACACGCCGCTGCGCCTGCTCTCGGAAGAACTGTTCGTGGGGGAGGCGCTGGGCAGCGTGCCCGGAGGCGTACCCGCCGTGCCGCTGGAGCAGGACCTCGCGGCCACGCTGACCCGGCTGCGCCTGAAGCGCGAGGCCGCGACCCGCGAACAGGTGCTCGACCTGCGGGAGGACGCGGGGCTGGCGCGCTCGCAGCTCTTTCACCGCCTGAACCTTCTGGGCGTCCCTTGGGCGAAGGAGGCCGCCAGCCGGGGTAGCGGCACCTTCAAGGAAACCTGGACCCTGCGCTGGGAGCCGGAATTCAGTGTGCGGCTGGTCGAGGCGAGCCGGTACGGGAACACGCTGGTACGCGCGGCCCACACGGCCGCCACCTCGCAGGCACGCCGCGCCCCGGACCTGGGGACCCTCTCGGCGCTGCTGGAGGTCACGCGGCTGTGCGGGTTGCCGGGCGCGGCCGACTTTACGCTGGCCCGCCTGAGCGAACGTGCCGCCGACGCCGACACGGCCGCGCTCCTGCTCGCGTTGCCGCCGCTGGCCCGGCTGGCCCGCTACGGCGACGTGCGCGCGCGTGAGGGCGACGACCTGCGCCCCGTGTTCCGCACGCTGGTGGCCCGCGCCGCCGCCGGGCTGCCCAACGCCGCCCATGCCCTGAGCGAGGAGGCCGCGCACACCCTATACGGCCAGATCGCGGGGGCCGACGCGGCGGCGCGGCTCCTCGACGACCCGGAGGCGAGTGGGGAGTGGGTCGCGGCCCTGCACGCGCTGGACGCGCCCGGCACCGCGCCGCTGCTGCGCGGCGACGCCGTGAACCGCCTGCGCGACCGGGGCATTCTGGACGCCGGGGGCGTGCATGCCCGGCTGGTAGAGGCCCTCGCGCCCGGCACGCCTCCGCTGGACGTGGCCGCGTGGCTGGGCGGTTTCATCGGCGAGGACGGCGAGACGCTGCGCCACGACCCGGCGGCGCTGGCCCTACTCGACACCTGGGTGGTCGGCCTGGACCCGGACGCCTTCGGAGACGTGCTGCCCCCCCTACGCCGCGCCCTGTCACGCCTGGAACCGCAGGCCCGCCGGATCCTGGGCGAGGATCTGCGCGGCCTGGAGCGCCAGACGCAGACCGCGCAGGTCAATCACGACCTGGGCGCGGGCGTGATCCCGGTGGTCCTGCGCCTGCTGGGCGTGGCCACTCCCGCCGAGAACCCTTCCACTGGAGAAGCCTGA
- a CDS encoding DUF5691 domain-containing protein produces the protein MSRDLRELAAAALRGTSRAELPAPTGALAPALASVPGDAPEALLLGRAALLGLHARAGAPLGLATAPPPPEQPAPERPLPPALAGLLPRLLGMDPVLTQQTLESVAVRGWTLNAAQVLSLSARNGDFTRLIWTLADARARATLNLHPSHRQAQKAEEGLAWLLRLSALQEHRQADPETAVQDLTELWAEQGADRRKELLALVRRDLRPEDRPVLELATRDRSPEIAKQARQLLGHLPGPLQDELLALLPQAVKVSGLLKKKVTFGAFELPAALGKPRAGQYDDGDLHRLLGALPTPLILQTLKLSWKELHKAARDHHWSLASELQEPPEPTPEPLSPDTARARLRDLAGQPRVSAEKMLEAAQAPGLDLSAEPASLQTALAVRTLGLFQQEGLTWQARELAALLRRTLSPDLSVPPPTPAAFEMPPRPKKLPTWQTPADWEERQRHDHAARENAALQTWRDLQHTLKLRREWRGALAAQPTPEE, from the coding sequence GTGAGCCGCGACCTGCGCGAGCTCGCCGCCGCAGCGCTGCGCGGCACCAGCCGGGCCGAGCTGCCTGCACCCACCGGAGCGCTGGCCCCCGCCCTGGCGAGTGTTCCCGGCGACGCGCCCGAGGCCCTGCTGCTTGGCCGCGCCGCCCTGCTGGGCCTGCACGCCCGCGCCGGAGCGCCGCTGGGGCTGGCCACCGCGCCGCCTCCCCCCGAACAGCCGGCCCCGGAGCGCCCGCTGCCGCCCGCGCTGGCCGGCCTGCTGCCCCGGTTGCTGGGGATGGACCCGGTCCTGACCCAACAGACGCTGGAGAGCGTGGCGGTGCGTGGCTGGACGCTGAACGCCGCGCAGGTGCTGAGCCTCTCGGCCCGCAACGGCGACTTCACGCGCCTGATCTGGACCCTGGCCGACGCGCGGGCGCGGGCCACCCTGAACCTGCACCCCAGCCACCGGCAGGCCCAAAAGGCCGAGGAAGGGCTCGCGTGGCTCCTGCGCCTCTCTGCCTTGCAGGAGCATCGGCAGGCCGACCCGGAAACGGCAGTGCAGGACCTGACCGAACTGTGGGCCGAGCAGGGAGCCGACCGCCGTAAGGAACTCCTGGCGCTGGTGCGCCGCGACCTGCGCCCCGAGGACCGCCCGGTGCTGGAACTGGCGACGCGCGACCGCTCGCCCGAGATCGCCAAGCAGGCGCGGCAGTTGCTGGGCCACCTGCCCGGCCCCCTTCAGGACGAGCTGCTGGCGCTGCTGCCCCAGGCGGTCAAGGTGAGCGGCCTGCTGAAAAAGAAGGTCACTTTTGGGGCCTTCGAGCTTCCGGCCGCGTTGGGCAAGCCGCGGGCCGGACAGTACGACGACGGCGACCTGCACCGCCTGCTGGGCGCCCTGCCCACCCCGCTGATCCTGCAGACGCTGAAGCTGAGCTGGAAGGAACTGCACAAGGCCGCGCGCGACCACCACTGGTCGCTGGCGAGCGAGTTGCAGGAGCCGCCCGAGCCGACGCCCGAGCCTCTGTCGCCGGACACGGCGCGCGCCCGCCTGCGCGACCTCGCGGGGCAGCCCAGGGTGTCGGCCGAGAAGATGCTGGAAGCGGCGCAGGCGCCGGGCCTGGACCTGTCGGCCGAACCGGCCTCCCTGCAAACGGCGCTGGCGGTCCGCACGCTTGGGCTCTTTCAGCAGGAGGGCCTGACGTGGCAGGCGCGGGAACTGGCGGCCCTGCTGCGCCGCACCCTGTCGCCCGACCTGAGTGTGCCGCCACCCACCCCGGCCGCGTTCGAGATGCCGCCGCGCCCCAAAAAGCTTCCCACCTGGCAGACCCCTGCCGACTGGGAGGAGCGCCAGCGCCACGACCATGCCGCGCGCGAAAACGCTGCCCTCCAGACCTGGCGAGACCTGCAACACACCCTGAAGCTGCGCCGCGAGTGGCGCGGCGCCCTGGCGGCCCAGCCGACCCCCGAGGAGTGA
- a CDS encoding VWA domain-containing protein yields MTEGAPPALTPDAERLRRWRLLLGGETASGQSADGTGCELGEHDRRLDAALASLYDGAPYAIQTSRPEKGRKSNRNVGFGKSAPAVAAWLGEVRDLFPSSAVQVMQQDAVERLNLKTMLLEPELLEHLQPDVHMAATLISLKDAMPDQAKALARQVVARVVDELQSRLAEPLRSAVTGSLNRSQRNLRPRQNEIDWGRTLLKNLHTYDPERRSVIPERLVGYGRARRQLKAVTLCVDQSGSMASSVVYAGIFGAVLASLPALKTNVVVYDTAVVDLTDHLADPVDVLFGVQLGGGNDTPLALRYCRGLLTNPEEHTFVLISDLYEGYGSAEMIRRLNEFREMGARVIVLLALDDDGTPSYDHDNAAKLAAHGIPVFACTPDFFPDLMATALSGADIGAWAAARGIVTARAKAGAESEPLAAN; encoded by the coding sequence ATGACCGAAGGAGCCCCCCCTGCCCTGACCCCCGACGCCGAACGCCTGCGCCGCTGGCGACTGCTGCTGGGCGGCGAAACCGCCAGCGGCCAGAGCGCCGACGGCACCGGCTGCGAACTGGGCGAGCACGACCGCCGCCTCGACGCCGCGCTGGCCTCGCTATACGACGGCGCGCCCTACGCCATCCAGACCAGCCGGCCCGAAAAGGGCCGCAAGTCGAACCGCAATGTGGGCTTCGGCAAGAGCGCCCCGGCGGTCGCCGCGTGGCTGGGCGAGGTCCGCGACCTCTTTCCGAGTTCGGCGGTGCAAGTCATGCAGCAGGACGCGGTCGAGCGCCTGAACCTGAAGACCATGCTTCTGGAACCCGAGCTCCTGGAGCACCTGCAACCCGACGTACACATGGCGGCCACCCTCATCAGCCTCAAAGACGCCATGCCGGATCAGGCCAAGGCGCTGGCGCGGCAGGTCGTGGCGCGGGTGGTGGATGAGTTGCAGTCGCGGCTGGCCGAGCCGCTGCGTTCCGCCGTCACCGGGAGCCTCAACCGCTCGCAGCGCAACCTGCGTCCCCGCCAGAATGAGATCGACTGGGGCCGCACCCTGCTGAAGAACCTGCACACCTACGACCCCGAGCGCCGCAGCGTGATTCCTGAGCGGCTGGTGGGCTACGGGCGCGCCCGGCGGCAGCTCAAGGCCGTGACCCTGTGCGTGGACCAGTCGGGCAGCATGGCGTCGAGCGTCGTGTACGCGGGCATCTTCGGCGCGGTACTGGCGAGCCTGCCGGCCCTCAAGACGAACGTGGTCGTGTACGACACGGCGGTCGTGGACCTCACCGACCACCTCGCCGACCCGGTGGACGTGCTGTTCGGCGTGCAGCTCGGCGGCGGCAACGACACGCCCCTGGCCCTGCGCTACTGCCGCGGCTTGTTGACCAACCCCGAGGAGCACACCTTCGTCCTGATTTCGGACCTGTACGAGGGGTACGGCAGCGCCGAGATGATCCGGCGCCTGAACGAGTTCAGGGAGATGGGCGCGCGCGTGATCGTGCTGCTGGCGCTGGATGACGACGGCACGCCCAGCTACGACCACGACAACGCCGCGAAGCTGGCCGCGCACGGCATTCCCGTCTTCGCCTGCACCCCCGACTTTTTCCCCGACCTGATGGCGACGGCGCTGAGCGGAGCCGACATCGGCGCGTGGGCCGCCGCGCG
- a CDS encoding YbfB/YjiJ family MFS transporter encodes MTPPDPVSSVPAVVSPAGASPVWLAAGLALGPMVALGFGRFSYALLLPPMRASLGWTYTQAGVMNTANGLGYLLGAVLVPRLLGRWGARLAFTASLLVTALTITLTAASGALGWLLLMRFLTGLGGAVTFTSGGLLAAQVASGAPARQSGAVLSVFYAGASLGILLTGLGLPALLGRLGPGGWPAGWLALGTLSLLGLVIAIRAAGLTRTPPSGADTGRLGLAQVRPLLRSLLAYACSGLGYVAYTTFSVTYLRAGGLDTAGVSLFWALLGLAGVAAPLLWGRLLSQGQGGRPMGILMATMGTGAALPVLSTTPLAVFLSAALFGVAALTVVASTTALIRQSLRPAQWGAGVALYTITFAAFQSAGPLLTGALADGGPAGLRLGLGVSALVLLLGAALAFWQPAVVAGE; translated from the coding sequence ATGACCCCCCCTGACCCTGTTTCCTCTGTTCCTGCCGTAGTTTCGCCGGCCGGGGCGTCGCCGGTGTGGCTGGCTGCGGGCCTTGCCCTGGGGCCAATGGTGGCGCTCGGGTTCGGCCGGTTCTCTTATGCGCTGCTGCTGCCGCCCATGCGCGCCTCGCTGGGTTGGACCTACACGCAGGCGGGCGTCATGAATACGGCCAACGGTCTGGGCTACCTGCTGGGCGCGGTGCTGGTCCCCCGGTTGCTGGGGCGCTGGGGGGCGCGACTGGCCTTTACGGCGTCGCTGCTCGTCACAGCGTTGACCATCACCCTGACGGCGGCCAGCGGCGCGCTGGGCTGGCTGCTGCTCATGCGCTTCCTGACCGGGTTGGGCGGAGCCGTGACCTTCACGTCGGGGGGGCTGCTGGCCGCTCAGGTGGCCTCGGGCGCTCCTGCCCGGCAGTCGGGCGCGGTTCTGAGCGTGTTCTATGCCGGGGCCAGCCTGGGCATTCTGCTGACTGGGCTGGGACTGCCGGCGCTGCTGGGCCGGCTGGGGCCGGGGGGTTGGCCGGCCGGCTGGCTGGCGCTGGGGACGCTGTCGCTGCTGGGGCTGGTGATTGCCATACGCGCGGCGGGCCTGACCCGCACGCCCCCGTCCGGGGCCGACACGGGGCGGCTGGGGCTGGCGCAGGTGCGGCCGCTGCTGCGTTCGCTGCTGGCCTATGCCTGCTCGGGGCTGGGTTACGTCGCCTACACGACCTTCTCGGTGACGTACCTGCGTGCGGGCGGCCTGGACACCGCCGGAGTGTCGCTGTTCTGGGCGCTCCTGGGGCTGGCGGGGGTCGCCGCGCCGCTGCTGTGGGGGCGGCTGCTCTCGCAGGGCCAGGGGGGGCGACCGATGGGCATCCTGATGGCGACGATGGGTACGGGGGCGGCGCTCCCGGTGCTCTCGACCACCCCCCTGGCCGTGTTCCTGTCGGCGGCGCTGTTCGGCGTGGCCGCCCTGACGGTCGTGGCCTCGACCACGGCCCTCATTCGCCAGAGCCTGCGCCCGGCGCAGTGGGGCGCGGGGGTGGCCCTGTACACCATTACCTTCGCGGCCTTTCAGAGCGCGGGGCCGCTGCTCACGGGCGCGCTGGCCGACGGCGGCCCGGCGGGTCTGCGGCTGGGTCTGGGCGTCTCGGCGCTCGTGCTGCTGCTGGGCGCGGCGCTGGCCTTCTGGCAGCCGGCCGTGGTGGCCGGAGAGTAG
- a CDS encoding SWIM zinc finger family protein, translating into MASIIDQLTADTALALAPDSSSAKAAQKLARPAGWPTLAREGDVLWGECQGSGAHPYLVGVDGRSAELASKCSCPSRKFPCKHALGLLLLHAAGSGEWTQAPPPPDLAKWLGGRVARAEKAAQPPGDEPADPAAQAKAQQKAQAARDRKRSAGLEDLELWLSDLVREGLQAARTRPYGDWDRQAARLVDAQLGGAARLVRQIPGLLHGETGEALTAHLGRLWLLTQGWRGRESLPDAERADLLTALGTPLDRAALSPAAPQVWQSLGSVQEEEGKLNVRRTWLLGAEETLALLLDFAPTGQALPAPLVSGQPFTAAVAYAPSAYAQRAVVQGEVTVTEETGLPLPGGTLAAVQARYAAALALNPWLERIGAFVGPAYLNLDPPQLCDAAGHAVPLDARVETNDLWAMLAAAETRPQTYFGEWNGESFLPVGAASAETAPEVLPDAEDLLVEPAGAGVSA; encoded by the coding sequence TTGGCCTCGATAATTGACCAACTGACCGCCGACACTGCGCTGGCCCTCGCGCCCGACAGCAGCAGTGCCAAAGCCGCGCAGAAACTCGCCCGCCCCGCCGGGTGGCCCACTCTGGCGCGTGAAGGCGACGTGCTGTGGGGCGAATGCCAGGGCAGCGGGGCGCACCCCTACCTTGTGGGCGTGGATGGCCGCAGCGCCGAACTCGCCAGCAAATGCAGCTGTCCCAGCCGTAAGTTTCCCTGTAAGCACGCGCTGGGGCTGTTGCTGCTACACGCGGCCGGAAGCGGCGAGTGGACGCAGGCGCCGCCGCCGCCCGACCTCGCCAAGTGGCTGGGGGGCCGCGTGGCCCGCGCCGAGAAGGCCGCTCAGCCTCCTGGCGACGAACCGGCCGACCCCGCCGCGCAGGCCAAAGCGCAGCAAAAAGCCCAGGCGGCGCGCGACCGCAAACGCTCGGCAGGTCTCGAGGACCTCGAACTGTGGCTGAGTGACCTCGTGCGCGAGGGCCTTCAGGCCGCCCGCACCCGTCCCTACGGCGACTGGGACCGGCAGGCGGCGCGGTTGGTGGACGCCCAGCTGGGCGGCGCGGCGCGGCTCGTCCGGCAGATTCCGGGGCTGCTGCACGGCGAGACGGGCGAGGCGCTGACCGCTCACCTGGGCAGGCTCTGGCTGCTCACGCAGGGCTGGCGGGGACGCGAGTCGCTGCCGGACGCCGAACGCGCCGACCTCCTGACGGCGCTGGGGACCCCGCTGGACCGCGCGGCCCTGAGCCCCGCCGCTCCGCAGGTCTGGCAGTCGCTGGGCAGCGTACAGGAAGAGGAAGGCAAACTGAATGTCCGCCGGACGTGGCTGCTGGGCGCGGAAGAGACGCTGGCCCTGCTGCTGGACTTTGCGCCGACCGGACAGGCGCTGCCCGCGCCGCTGGTCTCGGGGCAGCCGTTTACGGCGGCGGTGGCCTACGCGCCCTCGGCCTATGCCCAGCGGGCCGTGGTGCAGGGCGAGGTGACGGTGACGGAGGAGACGGGCCTGCCCCTGCCCGGCGGCACCCTGGCCGCGGTGCAGGCCCGCTACGCGGCGGCCCTGGCGCTGAACCCCTGGCTGGAGCGGATCGGGGCCTTCGTCGGCCCGGCGTATCTGAATCTCGACCCGCCGCAGCTGTGCGACGCGGCGGGGCACGCCGTCCCGCTGGACGCGCGGGTCGAGACGAATGATCTGTGGGCCATGCTGGCGGCGGCCGAGACGCGGCCACAGACCTATTTCGGCGAGTGGAACGGCGAGAGTTTCCTGCCGGTGGGGGCCGCGTCGGCCGAGACCGCGCCCGAAGTCCTACCCGACGCGGAAGACCTCCTGGTGGAGCCTGCCGGGGCCGGGGTGAGCGCGTGA